The DNA segment ACCGGTCCGCACGCCGAGGAGGAGGCCCGCAAACTCGCGGGCTCCGCGCTGCGCGGCGCGGGCCTGGACGAACGCAGCGCGCCGCTGGGCCCGGCGGTGATCACCGGGATCGACTCCGACGCGAGCTGAACCGGCGCGGACACCGGCTGAGCGGCCCGCTTCGGCGGGCCGCGCCGAGTTCGGTCACTTTAGGTAAAATCTAGGCGTTTGCCAATGATTCGGGCAGCCGTGCCCCTTGGAGGCGGTCGCCTCCGAGGGCACCCTCCGCCGGAAGTGAACCGATGTCCCGCAAGCGCTCCACCGACGACGGCGACGAACTGCTGGCCAGACTCGGTTCGCTCACCGCGCAGGCACGCGAGCGCGCGGAACTCCAGCGCACCCAGGTCGAGCTGGCCATCGCCCTGCAACGCGGCATGCTGCCCCGCGACCTGCCCGCCGCCCCCGGACTGCATCTGGCGGTCCGCTACGCCCCCGCCTGCTACGGGCTCAACGTGGGCGGTGACTGGTACGACGCCTTCCCGCTGCCCGACGGCCGGATCGGGCTGGCCATCGGGGACGTACAGGGGCACAACATCGAGGCCGCCGCCTTCATGGGCCAGGTCCGCGCCGGACTGCGCGCCCTCGCCTTCGCCACCGGCGAGCCCGGCGAACTGCTCGCCCGCACCAACGACCTGCTCCTCTCCCTGGGCAGCGAACTCTTCGCCACCTGCACCTTCATGCGGCTCGACCCGGCCACCGGCGCGATGGAGAGCGCCCGGGCCGGCCACATCCCCTTCGTCTGGGCCACGGCGGACGGCAAGTCCGGAGTCGTCGACGACGAGGGCGGCCCGCCGCTCGGCGTCCAGCGGGGCGTCGAGTACCCGGTGACCCGGCACCGGCTGACCACCGGCGGGCTGTTCGTGCTGCTCACCGACGGGGTGGTGGAGGGGCCCTCACTGGCCGTGGAGGACGGCCTGGAACAGGTGACACGGCTCGCGGGCATCGCCGCCGTCGCGGGCCTGGAGAGCCACGCGCTGGCCGCCGCCGTGATCAAGGGCGCGGAGAACGTCGGACACGAGGACGACGCCGCCGTACTCGTCGTCGGTCTCGACGGACCCGCACGGCCGTAGCGTCCCTCATTCGGCCAGAGGGCCGGATCACGGACGCTCTCGCCTCGCCGAGCCGCGCCGGGCGGTGTGAGATGGCTGCTGTGGTGGGTAACGCGGAACTGCGCCGGCCGGGCGGCTATGTCGTCCAGGTGGTGGCCGTCGCGGCCCTCTACTACGGCTCCGCCCGCCTCGGCCTGCTGCGCGAGCTGACCGTGGGCAGCGCCGTCTTCACCCCGATCTACCCGCCGACCGGCGTCGCCGTCGCCGCCCTGCTGATCCTCGGCATCGGCTGCTGG comes from the Streptomyces sp. SUK 48 genome and includes:
- a CDS encoding PP2C family protein-serine/threonine phosphatase, which gives rise to MSRKRSTDDGDELLARLGSLTAQARERAELQRTQVELAIALQRGMLPRDLPAAPGLHLAVRYAPACYGLNVGGDWYDAFPLPDGRIGLAIGDVQGHNIEAAAFMGQVRAGLRALAFATGEPGELLARTNDLLLSLGSELFATCTFMRLDPATGAMESARAGHIPFVWATADGKSGVVDDEGGPPLGVQRGVEYPVTRHRLTTGGLFVLLTDGVVEGPSLAVEDGLEQVTRLAGIAAVAGLESHALAAAVIKGAENVGHEDDAAVLVVGLDGPARP